acgagcgacacggccgcCACGGTCGCGGCCTCGGGCGGCGCGGCGACGACGGCCGACACCTTGGCGGACCGGCGGGCCtcccgggtggcggcggcggcgaggcgcgCCATGTCGGCGGCGGCCAGGGGCGTGCCGAGGCGCTTCATCGGGAACGTGGCGTAGACGGCGCCCATCTCGAGGTCCTCGTCCGCGGAGAGCGCGGCGAGGCGCGCGCCGACCCGCGCCGCGCGCGTCTCGGCGATGAAGTGGCCCGGCGCGTCCAGCATCAGCTCGGCCGCTGTCGCCGGCAGCGTCACTTGCCGCACCCGCCCGTCGGGGAGGATCACCCGCGCGCCCTTCCCGCCGGGCGTCTTCGCCAGCGTGCACGACAGGTAGTTGCCCATGCCGTCGTCGATCCCTTCGTCCCGCCAAGAACCACCGAGCTCTCTGCTAGCGCAAGAAGCCAAACGGTAGATCGCGGCCGGCGTGCAAGCAAGCAGTTTGTTGAagtggtgggaggtggtggtttGGTTTTGCGGCTTGCCGGTGACGCCGAGGCTTTATATAGCGCGCCTTGCCCCGGCGCGACGCGACGCGGGGCAGCTTTGGGAACGCGTGTGGAGGAAGGTGACGGCGACCGCAAGTCAGCGGGGGGAGAGGAGAAGGTGGTGGGTGCCGTGTCCCTTCCCGGGGTGCGTGCGTGTGAGCTCCGGATGATGGGGTCGGGTCGTCGGACTGGCTGGCTGGAGCTCCAATGTTGGTAGAGAATGGTCGCCCCGGCCGCGTTGGCGCCGCCAACCTTTATCCCGGGAGCCGGCCTATTTTTGGGCGCGAAGCCAATCCACAACTTATGTGGTATCGGAAGGAGCAACGAAGAACTGGAAACCACCATTTTCTAAATCTGGCGTTGGCACGGATTTTGCATGGATACATACAATTCTTAACACGTTCTTCTCATTATTAGTGCAAGATCTGAGGTATCATCAGAGCTAAATATAGCGACTACTGAGCTTTGAGTATCCTCTGCAATATGACACGAGGAACATAGGGTGGTTTGGTTTTGGTACTTGTTTAGCTAAAGCCTTCGggctttgttgttatcttcctttATCAGTTTATTATGGACTGATTGACAAGTGAGGACCTGGAAACTCTGCCTGTCTTTGTTTTATAGTGGACGTCCTTCTCCAAGGGTTCGGTGTGTTAGTGGTAGCCGTTCAGTTCCACCTGGCAACTAATTCCCCAGGGCTACAAAGAATGAAAAGAACGTGCAAGTTCAGTAAAGGAAAGATAAAATTGTGTTAAGGTTTATATTAGAGCAAGTGTAATAGTAGAGCTAACTGTTGGCTATAGCTTGTTGTCATGTcatctatcgttatctcatagccaacatatacaatagtaATCTACAAAGATACACCACTTTATGAGTACATGGCCTACATGGCACTATCCTAAAGTGACTAAGAACATGTGCTGCAGCTAAGGGTGTAAATAGATGGAATAATTACGGCATTAAGTCTGGCTCCAAATCTATTTGAATCTTTCAATATCCGATTTTAATGAATTCAGCGAATAAGGATAATATCCGATTACGAATTGACGTGCCAGATATGATATAGCAAAGAGCATATAGATATGGATTATCCAGAACTGAATTAGGATTATCCGAATGTTTGAGACCGGAAAATCCAATTTTTCAGACAAAAACCAAGGTCAATCCCACAAAGTTAGTAGTTATTGAGTTGTGGAGTTCATTTAGCCAACATGTCAAACTCTAAATTTTACCACTCGTAGACCGATGATTGGGCTTTTCAATTTATACTTATACCACCTCATCAATACTTGGGGTTTTGGCTAAATTATGTCACTATTTTTTAAACTAACTCGCTCATTTAAGTATGAAAGGTCAAAACCCTCTCAAGTggtgctagaactataattatttTTTTATTAGAACCATGattaaatatattttcatatattATATATTTGATGTAATGTATAATGATATTTTTTCCTATATTGTTACTCATTTAAAATAGTTTAATTTTGTCTAAACCCAGAACACGAACTAAAcaaaaacggagggagtatatatatgCTTTTCCTGTGCTACTAAGAGAATCATGGCTACTAATTAGGGCTGGACAAAAAGCTCGAAGCTCGGCGAGTTAAATGAGTGCTCGTTTGCTCGACTCGTTTGAGCTCGGCTCGTTTTCTTAACGACCCGAGCTGAGCATCAGTTTTTTCTCGTTAAGGTTAACGAGCTAAACAATCGAGCAGATTATGTTCATGAGCTACTCGTTAAGATCGGTAACAAGTTAGGCTTCACCAGTTTTGACTGCGAGTCACTTTAGTTATCTCAAATATTTGGTAGGAAGGGGCCAAGCAAAATAGTGTTCTTTAACCTTGCTTGAAACTCCTACATTAGGATCTAAAAACATATGCTTCCTCTCTTCCTCACCAGGTAATGCACACATCTTTATTTTTCATTGCCTCCTTAACGATCCTTAACGAGCTGCTCGGGAGCGCTCGCAAGAACATAACGAGTCGAGCCGAACAATGATTTCAGCTCGTTATTCTTAACGAGCTTAACAATTCAAGCCTTAACGATCACGAGCTTAACGAGCTGAGCCTTAACGATCCGAGCAGCTCGTTAGTCACCCCTACTACTAATAGTAGTTGTTCTCATTGCAGAGCTCGTTTCACTTTGTACTAAACTAAGCAGTATGTAATGATGGCCGTGGGACTATGAGGATATTTTACCTACAGACCTGAGCTGAAACTTGATGGGTGTAAATTTCTCCATCTTTTCTGAAAGAGACTTTCAGCACTGGCTGCTGCAAGTCTAAGTTCAGTGTCCAGACTCATACAACGTACTAGTATACACTATCACAGTGCATAATCCATAAAACAATGTCTTGCCTTGATTGTTCTAAGAAAAATTCTCTGCAAAGTGCAATGTACTAGTGTACATTATCGTTTCAGAAGAAACGAAGACTCTGCTCTACACTGACAGAAACAGTCTTGTTtgcaaaaacagaaaacaaataaGGAATATCACTGACTAAGCCTTCGGTGAGTGGATTGTTGCACGTTGGATTGACCCGGGAAACGGGGCGAAGTTTCAGCATCGCTCGGCGGCTGACACGTATCGAGATCCCAATCGAGCTAGCTATTTAGCAGAATTAAGAAGGTCGCCGGCGTCGCCGAGAGAAGCTGCCAGGAAATTAAGCTGAATTAATGGCACAAACGGGATGACACCTAGCCGGAGAGAGAACAGGAGCGCTAGCTAGCGATCTATGGGCGTGTTGACTTCGGAGTTCAGCGACGTTGCTCTCTCGAGCTCGATCGCTTGGTTCAGCACTGGTCGGTACGCTTTTCGACGCTCGTAGCTTGACGCCACCGACAAGGCGGCAACCGTGGCTAGCTTGGAGCCGTGTTTGGCTTAACTGGAAATGGTTGACCTGTGATGGATTAGTTATTATTTTTATGTAATCTCCGGTCAAACTGTGAAGTGGTTTGGCAATCGGACAACACGTTATGTTTCGGTGTTTTGCCACGGCTGCCTGCTGAGGTCCCGTGTGCCGTGTGCGCCTGTTCATTTTGAGACCAACACATTGCAGACCTCGTTTAAGGTGCCCCGCTGGGTTTGGGTTTTTCATACTCCAAAAGTGAAACACAGGACTCGGCTGAAATTAAATGATACTATTTAAGAATAGGGTAGGATAGCTGAGATTAAACGATATCACGATACTGTTGGATTATTAGTCAATTTCCGTATGAGATTAATTACCGAAAACAACatgacagatgcacaagcatacttaaccacacacatcagactaagcacatgcatcagatctgaacatggaacaagtagcagtgcaaggtagaagaggaaaaacacgtacatcgcgaccgggaaggtcgcaccagcagcagcagcaccatcatgggtattgttgatgtcgcccatggtgtagtaggatctgtcgatgaagcagtcgaaccggcgaagaaaagcacgaacagcagcgagcagtcgcgccgagacgctccccaaaaaccttatcgcccgtctcctagcgcaggatctcaacggacggagtttcggaggcctgctctcccgaacAGGTGTGCACGcactcgccgggatggggaagactagatagtagctcagcaaaaggaacttcgcgaGAGAGATGAACTAGAGATTTCTGAGAACTGTATGTATCTCTAGATCTGATCTGTCTCCTTGAATAGCCTGGTAGGAGacccgacccgaccgcgttgccacgcgtaagaagccagggacacgcggcgagcatggacatgcaggtcgacacgtacccaactcagttggtgcaccaagcaaaaaaataggcttccttgagtgtgtctcgaactcgaactcgagtcacgaaacgcgacgtgcgtggcgaggcggcggagaaggaggagtgcgcgagggctccttctattctcactcacttggaatgactaaaacagtagcccttatataccactccaactctctcccaactagcaatgtgggactaaactttgtcccccaaggttgtcccaagctgccaacgtgatgggccttgagatttcagaaattgtagaccacatgggctgtcttattgggctgcagcccatctacattcaacagatACATCTTCAGGAATTTTACACTGTTTTGAGATTTAGAAGTCTATGGAAGGACAAGTCGTAACAAAATGCTATTCCGAAGACTAAACCACCATCCATGTTACCCTCACCACATGAATCCAGATTTTAAATATCGGTGCAACCTTCCACGGAAATTTGGTTTGGAATGGATTACACTAAAAAGAAAAGGCAAAGCGCACATAGCATGCTTCAAGGGTTCTCATCAAACCTACATGTGTCCACATTAGAACACACTAGATGGCAAGCGCGCTTCGCCGCGCCGCCTACAATATGATTTGGCATTGTGTGATCAACGCGGTGGATTAGCATGTGTGTTGCCACAACGGTAATACCAAGGGCTGGTTTATGCTTTCAAGCTTTAGAAAAGATATAATCATAAGACACTTCATCAATATCATATTTTCTATCAGATGGGTAAGGTGAATAACGATTATAAGATTACATGTGGACTATCTCAAGGAAAAAAGATTACATGTGGACTAACAAACATCTTATCTTATAAGGCAAAAGTATTATATATAATGCTCAATAATTAAGTAACAGAGCCCATGATTTTGCAACACAATAAGTATGATAATTGGGAAGCATACATAGGTCATCAAAACCACGCCGATAAATGCCAGAAATTCAACATCTTGTTGCCTCGATTGGTCTATTCTGGATAACACAACAAAGAATGAAACATCAATAAGAAATAATTTTGCTAAATTTTATTGTTTTACTTATTTTAGCTGGCCTCCTTGTGCTTTACTAAATTTTCAATATCTTATTGTTCATAAGAAATGTGATTAAAGCAAGAAATGCACCAACTTTGGCTTGAAGCGAGCCACAAATAGAATAGCAGTTATACGTGTCCACAAACAGAATAGCAGTTATACGTGTCCAACTTAGAGATAGTAGGATAGGACAAGCAAAAACTGGTAATGCACTAAGAGACAACTACCTACAAAATAATGAAGGGGGCTAAATTTCTGAAACATGTGGCCCTGATACATAGCTGTAAATTAAAGAGGCACAAATCAATCTACGCAATGATTTCCTACTTTGCCCCTGAAGTATATAGAGAAACACTGGTTTAAGTTGCTATGGCATGAACAGATTGTGACATCAATTGACAAATAAGACGTCTATCCTGTTGGATACTCATATATTTTAAATGCTCTCACTCTTTGAGTGTTGGAATATTAAATAATAGTTCTGTAACTTCCAGCATCATTGCTAATAAGTTGACAACTGAGAAATCAACTACATGGCGCCCCGATAGACAAAAATGGAACATCAAGTACAATTATCTTCATTGATAAGAAGTGATCAACTATACTATCAAATGCATATTCAAGGCAAGGCTAAGACAAAGTACACGTTCCAATTGATGAACTACTATAACACATCATGCGCGCATGCATGTGTATGTTTCATGTTTGTCTCAAAAATAGGGAGTCCGAAGAAAATGCTGCCCCCATTTCAATACTCATGTACCGTAAATCCCGACAACTTCAGAAATCAATATCTCTTGAGAGTTCTCTGACAACCAGCCATAAAGAGCAACTAAAAAACCAAGGTCGAACCAATTCGTTTTGTGTAAAGTAACTATAGACTCTGAAAACCAGTTCAGAGCATCATGATAGTCACCAAATTAATTAGTTTGGTGACATTTTTTTAGCTCATTCGCATATAGTTACTATTTGTTGCATGAGAGTTTTCTAATTTTCATTTGACAACATAATTCACTAATCAGAATAAAGAATAGCCAGAAAGACAATTATGTAATTATCATCAGTTTTTAGTACGATAGAAAGACTGGCATCAAATATCCAATAAGTGGGTTATTAGAAAAATATCCAATTCCTCTTATCATGCGAAGAAGGGAAATTCACCTTTAATTGATTTGGTTGCAGCCCACGGCCATATGCAATGGTGACTTCTGGCAGCACGTGAAAACTAAGATAAGTTGAATCGGCAAAAACAGAGATATATTTATACTCCAATTGACTTGTTTGTTGCACATGCTTGATCTATATTTAAAGGACAGCAACTTTTCACAAGCTATCCCAAGAAAGATTAAAGACAGTACACGCAAGTTAAGTTCGAGAAACAGTGGTCTTTTGAGTAGTACCTTCCATGCTAACTACACTATTCATGGGCCTATGATGGCAAAATATAGTACCCCTTAAATTCAGATCCATGGCATAGAATTTGAGTAGGCATGCTCTGGTTTTTTTTCATGAATTTGTCATGGCTCTAGCTTCCTACAAATGAAGGGAGACCGAACAAAGCCGAATTTTAATGCAGTTGTTGTGTTAAAATACTTTTGGCTACATGCTAGTACAGTTTAACAGATGACAACATATCCTTATGTGTTTCTATCCCTAAAACCATATAAAACTCTTTGATGCTTGATGAAAAAAGAAGAGAGATATGGTACTAATGTTGTATCAATGAAAGTACTTTCCTTCAATTCATATTAACATAAAGGAAAATGAAAAATGGACACTGGCTGCTCTAGAATTAATGTTAACTCCTATATCACCTCTAACTGTATCCAATTTTTGTCAGGCTCAATAAAACTGTTTTTTTTTCCTAATCTCACCTTGGATCAAGATCAAGGTCTTGATTTCAGAGAGGTGATGTTTTTTTGTCTAATCTCACCTAACTCGATGGCTACGACCATGCGAGCAAGTAGACAGCTTCACAGCGAGGCAGACGGATGGGCACAACGATCAACATAGAAAATTGATCCCATTAAGAGCAAAATATCCAGAGCCACCCAAAAAATAGAATAAACAGACAAGAGACCGCGAAAAGTCATTAATCTGCAACGTAAAATACATGAACAACAGATTAACATGAAATAAAATCTTGGAATTATATGGATATCAGTGTGAATCAACTGATAGTTCAAATTTTATTGGTGTATTTAATCTCAATTTTTTTTAATTTGAGTATCAATAACTCTTACGGCCATGGCTCAAAAGAAGAAATATCATCTTATAAACCAATGGTCTGAAGTACAATATCATTTCGGTATCAAAGGAAATCAGCATTAGGCGGTGATAATAATTACCTGGCAGATTAGACCATTGCATGAGTTAATTTGACATCTACCAGCAGTCACCGTTTATAGAACACAACAATCATTCCCGTGCCTTCTGCGGAAATGCAGAGTGCAAAAGTATTAGCATGTATTGATCAATATTTGTTCAAGACACAAGTGCAGTaaacatgttttgaattattgtaGCTATTTTCTATACTCTTAGAAATCTTTATAAGCCTCGAGCTCCATCGATTCCAAAATCATGTGCAGATACCGGCGAATAGACTAAGAGGTGATCATTTCAACGGGAAATTCGAAATAAACTTTGCAATGAAAATATTAGAGATAAAAAATATTGTTTCAGGGCATCATCTAAATAGGTTTCCTTGTGCGTTTTCACTATTTAGTCACTGCTTTCCATTTCCCAATCTAGTATTAAGGTACTAAGAAATATGAATCTCAGTCTGAAGATTAACAACGAAACCAAGGAGGTCATCTCAACCCATTATAATGACACGTAAACTTAACTGGAAAATAACTTGAATAGCTTCAGAGGTTCTGACTATATAATGTATAGGACATACGGAGGTGGcaatttggctcataggagcaaatgctcttattatataaaataattaaaaaacaattttaaaaatgttaaaaaattatgatataaattttttggtgtacatcttgacattctatgttagtgcacaaattttcatggagaaacaacattttatatggcgtgtacaaaaaagacaaaaaaatatcctgtacgtagtcgtgttatagcatcaaaacttGTCTTTTTTAAAGGAGCCACAattatttttagttttttttgaaaacttgtgtaccaatataaaatgtctagatgtacatgtaaaaatttagtttagaattttttgacactttgaaatgtggattcacataatgggagcatatgctcctatgagccaaagtgcatttcccTAGGACATACCATGTAAATAGTTCAGAAAATATTGTAGTTATTGGAGTATCTGTTGTGAACAAATAACCAAAATGATACCAGCAGATGATTGAGAAGGAAAAATCCGACACCTGAAACCAATGGTCCAAAGCTTCTCCAATCTGCTACCTTCTCTCCTCACTTTGTCTGAAGATCTGTATAAAGAAATCACATAAGATTTTAACATTCCTTCTGATTTGTTACTCCATCAGTGAAGAAAGATATTTCATGAATCATTTTATAGTATCACGGAGGTGGCGCTCGACGCTGCCTTCTGGACCGCCGGCCGGATCAGCGGCCAGAAGGCCATCGTCTTCTTCAAAGCCTCCGTTCTCCCGCAGCCTGATCTAGCCCAGGTATCGCTAGATCCGCTCGATTTGGGCGGAGCTAGTAATTTTTAGGAGTCAGTGAATAATTTTGCTTGACAAACAACAGAGTTTTCTGGGTGTATTTTTTGAGCTCCGAATTGATTGAGCTATCATGCTGGATGTATTTTTTGTAACCCGATtgtgcttttctatttttttctcaaATTTGTGTATAATATTGTAATATAATATAGTAATTAAATGTAAGAATAGTAATCTGGATGTACTTTATACCATTTTTTTACATCCGGATTGATAAAATCTGTAACCGTTTTTTGTTCAATTTTTATTTGAAAGTTTATGCATTTGGATGTAAATTTTACCATTTTTTTACATCTAGAATATGTTGAATGGATCAAGGATAAAACACTAGTATGTTTTTTTTTTTATCataatattggttcatctggatgTAATTTTATCTTCTTTTCTACATCCAACGCTACAATTTTTACATCCTCAAATTAGATCACAGAACTTGGTGGTGTCTGAGTTGTTTTTACGGGTTGTAACTTTTGTAATTCTATCCGGTCAAAATAACAGAGAGGCAGACGGGACAATGGGATGGGGAAAAACTACTTGGCTCAGGCTGTGCTCGGTGAACCCGAAGTGAACGCGTTTTCTTTTTTTGGTGCATGTCGCTTTCAAGTTTTGGACCACTTTCCTTATTCGGAAATAAATACGTTCAGACACAAAGGGCACTCCGTAAGACTAACCGGTGCTATAGCACCGTGTAGCAGGGTCCTTAGATAATTGGTGGTACTTTAAGTGTGCGATAGTTCAAATCCTTTCAGCAAGGGCAAATTGAATTGGGATAGAGTGGTGTTTTGGCACCCGGAAGCAATATGCTCCCGGTTTTAAAACCTCTTTTTAAATGCACTTTTAAAatgttgaaaaattcaaacacaaaattTAGTGGGAGCATCTTGAAATTCTACACGTTCACAAAGTGGTTCCATAGAAAACTGACATTTTGAGTGTCATCTGTAAAAAAAACAAATTTTGCTGTATTAAAAGGTTTTGTACGAGATGTTTTGTTTGTTTTTTTCACACAAGTCACAATTTTTTTTGGTTTTTCGCAAAATTTTATGTGCGCATGTAAAATGTCGATACGTAAGCGAGAAATTTTTTGTTCaattttttaacatttcaaaaaaaaaatccagtaGCAGGAGCGTATGCTTCCatgtgccgaattgaatttctgctAACTTGTCTGCTGAGACGCTTTGATGGGTATCTTCTTACAGTCCACAAATTTGACATAGAACACATGTATACAACATAAAATACATCATCATTGTGTGTGAGCATATCAAATAATTAAATAGTACATATGTAAAAGTAGTGCAATCCTTTACTCATTATTGACAACATTCCCAATGATATTTCCTCACAAAGTACATACTGTAGCATATATTTGTTTTTAATTTATTACTCAAAGTTTCTCGAAAGACACATTTGACCATTGAAGAACAAGTAAGGAATCATGTAGATGGTTCAACTTATACGATGGACGTTTCTATGCTAACCTAATCCTAGACAAAAACCACTATTAAGATATTCGTTAGACATATATTTTAGAGATGTCTATAATATATAGCTATTTAATTTATGTAGTGGTATTTCATCAAGGAAATTATGTTAGCAAACAGAATTTAAATTTAGCACAACACGAGGGTGATTTCAATATTATACATTACAATTATTTAAGAAAACACAATAACTGATGTTATGCAACTTTGCAAATGTGGTTAAATATGCCCAACAATTTAAAACAATTATATATTTTAAGAACATAGCATATAGGTTAATGCAGCTATAACTAAATATAAAACTTTAGTATAAATTATGAGGTCATGCACCGTTCAGCCCCCCATCTGCTCCATGCCTTTAGCAACCCTGGCAAACATTGCATTAGCGTCTGAGAGCACATTCACCCCTGGAGCTGAACATCCACACGGTGATGGACCAGGACCGGAAGCCCGACATTGGCTTTGTGAGGTGCAGAGATGAtagaaacctcatttaaatctcggAGGAATCTGACGTGTAATGGTCCTGAGTACATTTGATGGTTCAGAGCAAGAGTCATGGTGAGCCGCTTAGTGTTGTGTTGACGATTGCTTGCTAATGAAGTTCACCACATCCTTTCTCCTGGTAGGCATACCGTCCAGCAGTCTGCGAGTCGATAAATAGATTTTACGTGCTATCGCCCTCAACTATGGAT
This Lolium perenne isolate Kyuss_39 chromosome 1, Kyuss_2.0, whole genome shotgun sequence DNA region includes the following protein-coding sequences:
- the LOC127327474 gene encoding uncharacterized protein, which codes for MGNYLSCTLAKTPGGKGARVILPDGRVRQVTLPATAAELMLDAPGHFIAETRAARVGARLAALSADEDLEMGAVYATFPMKRLGTPLAAADMARLAAAATREARRSAKVSAVVAAPPEAATVAAVSLVPEETPSPRARLDEMVDDAVAAEIGVLKHRLSSARSRRPTLETIHEENYMLRR